A region from the Syntrophorhabdaceae bacterium genome encodes:
- a CDS encoding Trm112 family protein — protein MTISQDLLEILCCPKCKGDLALTASQEGLACASCGLLYPIRDGIPVMLIEEALPIKPDDLK, from the coding sequence ATGACCATCAGCCAGGATTTGCTTGAGATCCTCTGTTGTCCCAAATGTAAAGGCGACCTTGCCTTGACGGCTTCCCAGGAAGGGCTTGCCTGCGCTTCCTGCGGTCTTCTTTATCCCATACGGGACGGCATTCCCGTAATGCTCATCGAGGAAGCCCTGCCGATCAAACCCGATGATCTGAAATAG